A stretch of the Candidatus Dependentiae bacterium genome encodes the following:
- the dnaG gene encoding DNA primase — protein sequence MSLFNFIKSSLSILDVVGNYTTLKKAGLYWKGHCPFHNEKTASFTVSPHKEIYYCFGCNSGGDLISFIAKVENCSPIEAAKLLVERYQLNPPADTFDGHEYKPEKSKHYYELCKAVATWCHESLLQSPMLMDYLKKRGFTKNMASYFTIGYFPGGLAAVQNLMKAMGTHQILPHDLIEANILSQGKTVLYSPFEERLMFPIKDHLGRYCGFGGRVFKPHDERPKYYNSRENEFFTKGSLLFGIDLAKKSIQETETAFLVEGYTDCVAMVQHGYPNTVATLGTACTTEHLKQLARYTQQLYIIYDSDNAGHQAILRLTELCWQVSLEPKVICLPAKEDPASFLGKGNDLKPLIAKAQDIFMFFIDAAGNEFSTKPLSEKIALVRKLVATIHNIDDSLKRDILLQKAAKTLDIPLQSMQNELARTALRYDSQKESLRVSGTELSLASAQPKTVAKPEKPANTPPVYQPIPKLEKMIFSAIMDNMQLFNSKNDKYLLEYLPAPLRDILEKLKSLTEHRKGIDFIQFFDTLNEYEQQYVSKLLLEQEEKNIQPEAFEQLVLQFHKKNWKSIVHAIKTKLTQAKNENNIEDVEKLMQDFLELKQAVIEKNII from the coding sequence ATGAGTCTTTTTAATTTTATCAAATCATCCCTCTCTATATTGGATGTAGTAGGCAATTATACAACACTCAAAAAAGCTGGACTCTATTGGAAAGGTCACTGCCCATTCCATAACGAAAAGACCGCATCATTCACGGTAAGCCCTCATAAAGAAATTTATTATTGCTTTGGCTGCAACAGCGGCGGCGACCTCATTTCTTTTATCGCTAAAGTCGAAAACTGCTCGCCCATAGAAGCTGCAAAATTATTGGTCGAGCGCTATCAACTCAATCCGCCTGCCGATACATTCGACGGTCACGAATATAAGCCGGAAAAAAGCAAACATTATTACGAGCTTTGCAAGGCCGTAGCAACCTGGTGCCACGAGAGCCTCCTGCAATCACCCATGCTCATGGATTATCTGAAAAAACGGGGTTTTACCAAAAACATGGCAAGCTATTTTACCATCGGATATTTTCCTGGTGGATTGGCTGCTGTACAGAATCTCATGAAAGCAATGGGCACGCATCAAATTCTGCCTCACGACCTGATTGAAGCTAATATTTTAAGCCAAGGCAAAACAGTCCTTTATTCACCTTTTGAAGAACGCCTAATGTTCCCTATCAAAGATCATTTAGGAAGATACTGTGGATTTGGCGGCCGCGTGTTTAAACCACATGACGAGCGCCCTAAATACTACAACTCACGAGAAAATGAATTCTTCACCAAAGGGTCGTTACTCTTTGGCATCGATTTAGCTAAAAAAAGTATTCAAGAAACCGAAACTGCATTTTTGGTTGAAGGGTACACCGACTGCGTAGCAATGGTTCAACATGGGTATCCTAATACCGTAGCAACGCTCGGCACAGCCTGCACAACAGAACACCTCAAACAACTTGCTCGCTACACCCAACAGCTCTACATTATTTACGATAGCGACAATGCTGGACACCAAGCAATCTTGCGTCTCACTGAACTCTGTTGGCAAGTCAGTCTTGAACCAAAAGTTATTTGTCTACCTGCCAAAGAAGACCCTGCATCATTTCTTGGCAAAGGGAATGACCTCAAGCCGCTTATTGCAAAAGCCCAAGATATTTTTATGTTCTTTATTGATGCAGCCGGCAATGAATTCAGCACCAAACCGCTCAGCGAAAAAATTGCCCTGGTAAGAAAGCTCGTCGCCACGATTCACAATATCGACGATTCACTAAAACGGGACATTCTGCTCCAAAAAGCTGCCAAAACGCTGGACATCCCTTTGCAATCTATGCAAAACGAACTAGCACGAACCGCCCTTCGATACGATTCTCAAAAAGAATCACTCAGGGTGAGCGGGACAGAATTATCATTAGCCTCCGCGCAACCAAAAACCGTAGCAAAACCAGAGAAACCAGCCAATACACCGCCAGTCTACCAGCCCATACCAAAGCTGGAAAAAATGATTTTTTCTGCTATAATGGACAATATGCAATTATTTAATAGTAAAAACGATAAATATTTGCTCGAGTATCTTCCAGCTCCATTACGTGATATACTAGAAAAACTAAAATCATTAACAGAGCACCGTAAAGGCATAGACTTTATACAGTTTTTCGACACACTCAATGAGTACGAACAACAGTATGTAAGCAAGCTTTTATTGGAACAAGAAGAAAAGAACATACAGCCAGAGGCATTTGAGCAGTTAGTGCTCCAATTCCACAAAAAGAATTGGAAGAGTATAGTGCACGCAATAAAGACGAAATTGACACAAGCAAAGAATGAAAACAACATTGAAGATGTCGAAAAATTAATGCAGGATTTCCTGGAATTGAAGCAGGCTGTAATAGAAAAAAATATTATATAA
- a CDS encoding prolipoprotein diacylglyceryl transferase, with the protein MMRRELCHLWGPFSIYSYGLALAAAILLFVWLCLRHPRRAKIISTEKFIETVGLSLIVGLIGARLLFIVNSYDEFESIGSFFSLWNGGLSLLGGIIAIVLVMPFYLKSINVPVLPLLDIAAIHAPLLQAIARLGCLMAGCCYGKPTDLPWAIVYSDQQSEAPLNIALHPTQIYTSIAMLLVFAFFYFYLQKKVTIPGQLVMAYLMTEGAVRFSVDFFRDDQEYFSGDMHHTISAHQWLALGLFTAGLVGLILIRYTNNERYNNAQ; encoded by the coding sequence ATGATGCGTCGAGAACTATGTCACCTGTGGGGTCCATTTTCAATCTATAGTTATGGCCTAGCTCTAGCAGCTGCCATACTTCTGTTTGTATGGCTATGCCTCCGTCACCCGCGCCGCGCCAAAATTATTTCCACCGAAAAGTTTATTGAAACAGTAGGCTTGAGCTTAATTGTAGGGCTTATCGGCGCACGATTACTTTTTATCGTTAATTCGTATGATGAATTTGAGAGCATAGGTTCATTTTTTAGTCTTTGGAATGGCGGCCTTTCATTACTCGGCGGCATTATTGCCATAGTGCTAGTTATGCCTTTCTATTTAAAGAGCATTAATGTCCCCGTTCTTCCCCTGCTTGATATAGCCGCAATTCATGCACCGCTCTTACAAGCTATTGCCCGCCTTGGCTGCCTTATGGCCGGTTGTTGCTACGGCAAACCAACCGATCTCCCCTGGGCAATTGTTTATTCAGACCAACAGAGCGAAGCACCTTTGAACATTGCTCTGCATCCAACACAAATTTATACCTCAATCGCTATGCTCCTTGTTTTTGCTTTCTTTTATTTTTACTTACAAAAAAAAGTCACTATCCCCGGACAATTGGTCATGGCTTACCTTATGACTGAAGGCGCCGTACGCTTCTCAGTCGACTTTTTCCGTGACGATCAAGAGTATTTTTCAGGGGATATGCATCACACAATTTCCGCACATCAATGGCTTGCTTTAGGGCTTTTTACAGCCGGTCTAGTAGGTTTGATTTTAATCCGTTACACTAATAATGAGCGATACAATAACGCCCAATAA